The DNA region GATTCAGTTATTATGTATATTTCAGTGTGCATGTGTCTTGGaacagaaaatataaagtaacaGAGGTTTTTACCATAAGAAGTTAAAGATTGTGGGTGAGAAGCATTTGAAGTTGAGAACTTCTTGAATCAGCCACTCCATTGCCACCACTTCATGACGGCTATACTTtaggttctcaatgtagaagttCCTTTTCCGTATGCTAAATAAATGTAGGAAGTATCAAGTGAGCATCTGAAGGAAACTGAACTATTGATATGTGTCACTTAAAAAGGGTTTTGCAGTAAAGAGCTTTCTAGAAACAGAATTCAATATTTGACATACATGACTATATAAGATTTGTATCTAGACTCTTAACCTATTATTAGTGAGTGATACTCAGTTTCTTGAAATAGTCCTCATCTTTATTCATGTTCAAAACATTTATCTAATGAACACTGGAAGTCAGCATAATGAAGATGGATAGTGGTTTGTAAGTTGTACCTATTGTAAAGTTGGTTTTCTTCAATCCTGGTGGCCAGAGTAAGACTCGCAATCCCGACTAGTACTAGAGTCCTCTCGCTGTTGAAGGATCCTTTGCTCAAGAATCGATCCAGCAGACTAACTCCTAAAAACAAGGTCTCTTGCTGAAACCCCATGTCAGAACATTGCTGCGTATAGTCAGAGAGAAGACAATCAGCAACAAAAAGATTACCATATCTGTctgatacatatataaataaaccaTATAAGATTCAGAGATGAGCTGTAGATTTCCTCAGGCAAAAACACCTTATAAGCTAGCAACAGCAACAAGATCTTAGATCAATATACGTTCCAAACATCACTTTCCTATACAATCATTTCCTAACCGATGTATATATTTTCTGAGCTTTCGACATTCAGAGTTCACTAGTTATATAATCATTCGCAtatgtagaagaaaaaaatgataaaaatgttCACCTCCACAATCCATTGAACCATGATCAAGCGTAGACGAGGGATGAAATCAGCATGGTCCATCCTGGAGCAGTAAGCCTTAGCAGAGTCACGCAAATACGCATggcttctctctctttccctcAGCATTTGGTAGCTCTCTTCCACCTCTTCATCTTCAAACCTTACCAGCTAAAACAGAAAGATTCATTCCATAACAGAACATCAGATTCAAATGTTCAGATCAATTTTAGGCTAGCAAATCGAGTCAAGCTTCAAGCAATTAGCACTTACTTGAGACTGAATTTCACGGTTCTGATCATGGCGAGAAGATTCGAAACCGTTGGGAACTGTGGATCTGCAGAACTGTTCCTTGTACTGAAGGTAGAGAGAGCGAGAAAGCGATATAGGAGAGGCAGAGCTAGATTTCTCAGAGAATTCGCTGCCGGAATCGGAAAACAACGACGGAGTGTAATCCGATGAATCGAGGACGGAACTCTGTGAAAATATCTCCGATAACTCGTCCTCGTAATAGTCTGAAACATCTTCGCCGGAGAACGTCTCTGTGCAAGCGAGATCGGAGACTGTCTCAACAACCTCCGGCTTCAGTTCCACGAATCCGCTCGGTTTGGAGATTTCAGTCTCTTCGTTATCGCCTCCGAGCTTCGAGCAAGAAGAAGACACCACTGCCGAAACGACGTCGCTCTCCTTGTTGTTATCTGACACGAAATTCGAATTCAGGCTATCGGAGACGTGCTCGGCAAAGGTCACGTCGGATCGCGTGAAGGACGATTCGCTTACTTCAATCTCATCATCTCCGTCCTTCTCCTTGGTTAGCTTAGAGTACGATCTAGTGATCCTCCGAAACTTCGGATCAGCAGCAATCGCCATCTCCTTCTCAGGTCTAGaaacttcttcctcttcagtTCGATTCTTCTCGACTCTGCTCGAACCGCATGAAACACTGTCGTCGACCGCAGAGAGCAAATTGGAGCAGGAGTCGACGGAAGCAGCGGATACTCCTCCTGTTTCCTTGTGACAGAGAGGTGGCTGGATGGAGACTGGCGAGATCTGAGCTCTCTTCCGGCGCGAAGGAATCGACCGAGCCTTCTTCCCGGCCACGAACGGCGTCGGCTCAGCCTTGCGCTTTGAAATCCTCGACGCGATCTCCTTCATC from Raphanus sativus cultivar WK10039 chromosome 8, ASM80110v3, whole genome shotgun sequence includes:
- the LOC108821413 gene encoding cyclin-SDS-like, translating into MMKEIASRISKRKAEPTPFVAGKKARSIPSRRKRAQISPVSIQPPLCHKETGGVSAASVDSCSNLLSAVDDSVSCGSSRVEKNRTEEEEVSRPEKEMAIAADPKFRRITRSYSKLTKEKDGDDEIEVSESSFTRSDVTFAEHVSDSLNSNFVSDNNKESDVVSAVVSSSCSKLGGDNEETEISKPSGFVELKPEVVETVSDLACTETFSGEDVSDYYEDELSEIFSQSSVLDSSDYTPSLFSDSGSEFSEKSSSASPISLSRSLYLQYKEQFCRSTVPNGFESSRHDQNREIQSQLVRFEDEEVEESYQMLRERERSHAYLRDSAKAYCSRMDHADFIPRLRLIMVQWIVEQCSDMGFQQETLFLGVSLLDRFLSKGSFNSERTLVLVGIASLTLATRIEENQLYNSIRKRNFYIENLKYSRHEVVAMEWLIQEVLNFKCFSPTIFNFLWFYLKAARANPEVERVAKSFAVTSLADHTQLCFWPSSVAAGLVVLACIKHNKISAYQRVVKVHVRTKDNDLDECVKSLEWFLEQ